A single genomic interval of Candidatus Methanomethylicota archaeon harbors:
- a CDS encoding DUF5320 family protein, with translation MGWRGWMGYWPRGWWCPRHPWPPAWARWHPYWSYWWGTGRLDPNEEYRMLEEEKEYLERELEEIKKRLDELKKELEKK, from the coding sequence ATGGGGTGGAGGGGTTGGATGGGATACTGGCCTAGAGGATGGTGGTGTCCAAGACATCCGTGGCCTCCAGCATGGGCTAGATGGCACCCATACTGGTCTTACTGGTGGGGCACTGGTAGACTGGATCCAAACGAGGAATATAGGATGCTTGAAGAGGAAAAGGAGTATTTGGAGAGGGAGCTTGAAGAGATTAAGAAGAGATTGGATGAGCTTAAGAAGGAATTGGAGAAGAAGTGA
- a CDS encoding DUF134 domain-containing protein, translating to MHGSCWRRRCRCGRVGRQPIPLKVSLMPLVDRFTPNPQSTKEPIYLDVVELEALKLIDLDNLSFEEAGLRMNTSRNTVWRIVKSAREKLVRALIEGREIIIQK from the coding sequence ATGCATGGAAGTTGTTGGCGTAGGAGATGTAGATGTGGGCGTGTTGGTAGGCAACCCATACCGCTAAAAGTTTCGTTAATGCCACTTGTGGATAGATTCACTCCAAATCCACAATCCACAAAAGAACCAATATACCTAGATGTCGTGGAACTTGAAGCATTAAAACTAATAGACTTAGACAACCTATCTTTTGAAGAAGCTGGATTGAGGATGAATACCTCAAGGAATACCGTTTGGAGGATAGTTAAATCGGCAAGGGAGAAGCTTGTTAGAGCACTAATCGAAGGCAGAGAGATAATAATACAGAAATAA
- a CDS encoding HAD-IA family hydrolase, translated as MLILDFDGVITRLNIDWVKVREEVSRVIGFNVDSLVDFWDKYFGTEIFDLASRIVEKYELEEVLRVKPYDDVEKALQSFNGKVYIASLQSRNALKIFLQRNRLNGYFEEVLGREDFGSKFRQVQYIMGREVDAERIIFVDDSKRNILSCKPLGVECILFDRNSGSNLISLVEGIKSPRK; from the coding sequence GTGCTCATATTGGATTTTGATGGAGTTATAACTAGGTTGAATATTGATTGGGTTAAAGTTCGTGAGGAGGTTTCTAGGGTTATTGGATTTAATGTGGATAGCCTTGTGGATTTCTGGGATAAATATTTTGGCACGGAAATATTTGATTTGGCTAGTAGGATTGTTGAGAAGTATGAGTTGGAGGAGGTTTTGAGGGTTAAGCCATATGATGATGTGGAGAAGGCCCTCCAATCATTTAATGGCAAAGTATACATAGCCTCACTCCAATCGAGGAATGCACTAAAAATATTCCTTCAAAGGAATAGGCTTAATGGTTATTTCGAGGAGGTTTTGGGGAGGGAGGATTTTGGAAGTAAGTTTAGGCAGGTTCAATACATAATGGGTAGGGAGGTTGATGCTGAGAGGATAATATTTGTGGATGATTCTAAGAGGAATATATTGAGTTGCAAGCCTCTAGGAGTGGAATGCATATTGTTTGATAGGAATTCTGGGAGCAATCTCATAAGTTTAGTTGAGGGGATTAAGAGTCCTAGGAAATAA